One segment of Cynocephalus volans isolate mCynVol1 chromosome 8, mCynVol1.pri, whole genome shotgun sequence DNA contains the following:
- the TBX19 gene encoding T-box transcription factor TBX19 → MSELGTQKTGDGTVSRLLNVVESELQAGREKGDPTEKQLQITLEDAPLWQRFKEVTNEMIVTKNGRRMFPVLKISIMGLDPNAMYSLLLDFVPTDSHRWKYVNGEWVPAGKPEVSSHSCVYIHPDSPNFGAHWMKAPISFSKVKLTNKLNGGGQIMLNSLHKYEPQVHIVRVGGAHRMVMNCSFPETQFIAVTAYQNEEITALKIKYNPFAKAFLDAKERNHLKDGPEAVSESQHLAYSHLGGWIFSNPDGVCTAGNTNYQYAAPLPLPAPHTHHGCEHYSGLRGHRQAPYPSAYMHRNHSPSVNLIESTSNNLQVLSGPDSWTSLSSTPHASILSVPHTNGPINPGPSPYPCLWTISNGGGGPAGPGPEVHASTPGAFLLGNPAVTSPPSVLCTQAPASAGVEVLGEPSLTSIAVSTWTAVASHPFSGWGGPGGGGHHSPSSLES, encoded by the exons ATGAGCGAGCTGGGCACTCAGAAGACTGGTGACGGCACTGTTTCTCGCTTGCTCAATGTGGTGGAAAGTGAGCTTCAGGCAGGGAGGGAAAAAGGTGACCCTACGGAGAAGCAACTTCAGATCACCCTGGAGGATGCTCCTCTCTGGCAGAGATTCAAGGAAGTCACTAATGAAATGATCGTGACCAAGAATGGCAG ACGAATGTTTCCTGTCCTAAAGATTAGCATCATGGGGCTGGACCCCAATGCCATGTACTCCCTTCTGCTGGACTTTGTCCCAACGGATAGTCACCGCTGGAAGTACGTCAATGGAGAGTGGGTGCCTGCGGGCAAGCCTGAGGTCTCCAGCCACAGCTGCGTCTACATCCACCCGGACTCCCCCAACTTTGGGGCCCACTGGATGAAAGCTCCCATATCCTTCAGCAAAGTGAAGTTGACCAACAAACTCAATGGAGGTGGGCAG ATAATGTTGAATTCTCTGCATAAATATGAGCCCCAGGTTCACATAGTGCGTGTTGGGGGTGCCCACCGAATGGTAATGAACTGCTCCTTCCCTGAAACCCAGTTTATAGCTGTGACTGCCTATCAGAATGAGGag ATAACAGCTCTCAAAATCAAGTACAACCCTTTTGCCAAAGCCTTCTTGGATGCCAAGGAACG aaatcACCTAAAAGATGGTCCAGAGGCTGTCTCCGAGAGCCAGCACTTGGCCTATTCTCACT TGGGAGGCTGgatcttttccaatccagatggAGTGTGCACAGCAGGAAACACCAATTACCAATATGCAgctcctctgcctctgcctgctCCCCACACCCACCACGGCTGCGAGCACTATTCTGGCCTCCGAGGACACCGGCAGGCTCCCTACCCTTCTGCCTACATGCATAGAAACCATTCTCCCTCAG TGAATTTGAtagaaagcacaagcaataaTCTGCAAGTTTTGTCGGGACCTGACAGCTGGACGTCCCTATCCTCCACACCCCATGCCAGCATCCTGTCTGTACCCCACACCAACGGACCGATCAATCCAGGGCCTAG cCCCTATCCGTGCCTGTGGACCATCAGCAATGGTGGCGGGGGCCCCGCCGGACCAGGCCCAGAGGTGCATGCCAGCACCCCAGGAGCGTTTCTCCTTGGGAACCCGGCTGTGACTTCACCCCCCTCTGTGCTCTGCACTCAAGCCCCCGCTTCGGCTGGTGTGGAGGTTCTCGGGGAGCCGTCGCTGACCAGCATTGCTGTGTCCACCTGGACAGCGGTGGCCTCGCATCCCTTCTCGGGCTGGGGTGGTCCAGGTGGGGGTGGGCACCATTCTCCTTCCTCACTGGAGAGTTAG